The following are encoded in a window of Candidatus Moraniibacteriota bacterium genomic DNA:
- a CDS encoding coenzyme F420-0:L-glutamate ligase — MEVIGIQTRIVHPPKDDLYTVFEESISDIREEDILLISSKVLAIHQGRCVPTKHISKEDLILLEADHFFSYHNKALKRNFSLTIKGNTLVSSAGIDESNGNGYYILWPENSTSLCREIQTFLREKYHLKRFAVIAVDSQSVLLRYGAIGVGIGYFGMHPLKNYIGKKDLFERPFVIERSNMIDMIASAGTLVMGEGSERVPLALVRGVSGVEFSNEDTTDEFFVSMEEDKYAPFFDVFPKK, encoded by the coding sequence ATGGAAGTTATCGGTATACAAACAAGAATAGTGCATCCTCCAAAAGATGATCTTTATACTGTTTTTGAAGAAAGTATTTCCGATATCCGAGAAGAAGATATTTTATTGATTTCTTCAAAAGTATTAGCTATTCATCAAGGTAGATGCGTACCCACCAAACATATTTCAAAAGAAGATTTAATTCTTCTTGAAGCAGATCATTTTTTTTCTTATCACAACAAAGCTTTGAAAAGAAATTTTTCTCTTACTATCAAGGGAAATACATTGGTAAGTTCGGCAGGTATCGATGAATCAAATGGTAATGGGTATTATATTCTTTGGCCAGAAAATAGTACTTCTTTGTGTCGAGAGATTCAGACATTTTTGAGAGAGAAATATCATCTTAAGCGTTTTGCTGTCATTGCTGTGGACAGCCAATCTGTTCTCTTGCGTTATGGTGCTATTGGTGTGGGTATAGGATATTTTGGTATGCATCCTTTGAAAAATTATATCGGGAAGAAAGATTTATTCGAAAGGCCTTTCGTTATCGAGCGATCGAATATGATTGATATGATTGCCTCGGCAGGAACTTTGGTTATGGGAGAGGGATCAGAACGGGTTCCATTGGCACTTGTTCGTGGTGTTTCGGGTGTTGAATTTAGTAATGAAGATACAACTGATGAATTTTTCGTTTCTATGGAAGAAGATAAATACGCCCCATTCTTTGATGTTTTTCCAAAGAAATAA
- the gatA gene encoding Asp-tRNA(Asn)/Glu-tRNA(Gln) amidotransferase subunit GatA — MIRQLQEKLRKREITSRSIVESYFEVIEKKEKDLDAFVTLRKEKALQEADTMDIQFDLGREMGMLSGIPYAAKDNMCVEGESITAGSRMLSGFRAPYNATVIQRLAEEGAILVGITNMDEFAMGSSTETSAYKKTKNPHDISRVPGGSSGGSAVAVASGMVPWALGSDTGGSIRQPASFCGTVGLKPTYGRVSRYGLLAMASSLDQIGPFAMSVEDTAIILSSLSGEDIHDATTAQSFGKRYEDFLTGDITGKKIGVIKEWIEHKGLDPEIRQKIEESLTLFKEKGAIVEYVSLPTIEYAIPVYYILVSSEVSSNMARYDSIRFGSGSPEAKTIFEVYSKSRSQFLGSEVKRRIMLGTYALSSGYYDAYYKKAQKVRSLIRKDFERVFEEVDLLFGPTSPEVAFEFGAKIEDPLSMYLSDIYTVTANIAGVPAISFPIGSLEKNGKSLPIGGQLMAKWFDEEGLLAAADVFEKALMSK; from the coding sequence ATGATACGTCAATTACAAGAAAAATTGCGAAAGAGGGAAATAACCAGCCGATCAATCGTGGAAAGTTATTTTGAAGTTATCGAAAAGAAAGAAAAAGATCTTGATGCTTTTGTTACTTTAAGAAAAGAAAAGGCTTTACAAGAGGCTGATACAATGGATATCCAGTTTGATCTTGGCCGAGAAATGGGGATGCTTTCAGGAATTCCCTATGCAGCAAAAGATAATATGTGTGTAGAGGGAGAATCCATAACTGCGGGTTCCCGAATGCTTTCCGGATTTCGTGCTCCCTATAACGCTACGGTTATTCAACGATTGGCAGAGGAAGGAGCTATTCTTGTTGGTATAACCAATATGGATGAATTCGCTATGGGGTCATCCACAGAAACAAGTGCTTATAAAAAAACAAAAAATCCCCATGATATTTCTCGAGTTCCTGGTGGATCTTCGGGTGGGTCTGCTGTCGCTGTCGCTTCGGGTATGGTGCCATGGGCTCTTGGTTCGGATACAGGAGGATCTATTCGTCAGCCTGCGTCTTTTTGTGGCACTGTCGGTTTGAAACCTACATACGGAAGGGTTTCTCGTTATGGACTTTTGGCTATGGCGTCGAGTTTGGATCAAATCGGTCCTTTTGCTATGAGCGTGGAAGACACGGCTATTATACTTTCTTCTTTATCGGGAGAGGATATTCATGATGCGACCACTGCGCAGAGTTTTGGAAAACGATATGAAGATTTTCTTACGGGAGATATAACGGGCAAGAAGATAGGCGTTATTAAAGAATGGATTGAGCACAAGGGATTAGATCCTGAAATCAGACAAAAAATCGAAGAATCTCTTACTCTTTTTAAAGAAAAAGGAGCGATTGTGGAATATGTTTCTTTGCCAACGATTGAATATGCGATACCTGTGTATTATATTCTCGTATCTTCTGAAGTAAGCTCAAATATGGCTCGATATGACAGTATTCGATTTGGCTCGGGGAGTCCTGAAGCGAAGACAATTTTCGAAGTATACTCAAAATCAAGATCTCAATTTTTGGGTTCTGAGGTGAAGCGAAGGATTATGCTTGGAACGTATGCGCTAAGCTCAGGATATTACGATGCCTATTACAAAAAAGCTCAGAAAGTGCGATCTCTTATACGCAAAGATTTTGAACGGGTTTTTGAAGAAGTTGATCTTTTGTTTGGTCCCACAAGTCCAGAAGTTGCTTTTGAATTTGGTGCCAAAATAGAGGATCCACTTTCAATGTATCTTTCGGATATATATACAGTTACTGCCAATATTGCAGGCGTTCCAGCTATTTCATTTCCTATTGGCTCTCTTGAAAAAAATGGAAAATCTCTTCCTATTGGAGGCCAGCTGATGGCGAAGTGGTTTGATGAAGAAGGTCTTCTTGCCGCTGCGGATGTGTTTGAGAAGGCGTTGATGTCAAAATAA
- the gatC gene encoding Asp-tRNA(Asn)/Glu-tRNA(Gln) amidotransferase subunit GatC, which translates to MLSKEEVCHIAHLARIELSDQEVEKFGKEMSAILEYIEKLNELDTQEIAPIGHITGMVNIYREDRVHSAKEQEHELLIKNIPKKKNDCIVVKQVLA; encoded by the coding sequence ATGCTTTCCAAAGAAGAAGTTTGTCATATTGCGCATCTCGCTCGTATTGAATTATCAGATCAAGAGGTAGAAAAATTTGGTAAAGAAATGAGTGCCATCTTGGAATATATAGAAAAACTTAATGAGCTTGATACGCAAGAGATTGCTCCTATCGGACATATAACGGGTATGGTAAATATCTACCGTGAGGATCGTGTTCATAGCGCTAAAGAACAAGAACATGAGTTACTTATAAAAAATATTCCGAAGAAAAAAAATGATTGTATAGTAGTAAAGCAAGTTTTAGCTTAA
- the ligA gene encoding NAD-dependent DNA ligase LigA: MTKEKFYSIEERIQKLREEIDQLRYRYHVLNDPEVTDEIYSSLMAELKDLEEKYPQFQSPTSPTVRIGGAAIEAFSKVEHRVRQWSFDDVFSFEELKKWESRALKLWRGDITYCTEMKIDGLKIILEYEKGVLKRGATRGDGRIGEDVTENVRTIQSIPFILNAPVDSIVVGEIWMAKKELERLNKNRTKAGDAVFANTRNAAAGSIRQLDPKIVAKRKLDSFLYDIDYLSFSSEIEGKSFVYKTLHGEEKSFFLRQPQTQIDELLLLSQLGFKVNPYHKKCLSLSEIETFYKEASEKKSTYDYDVDGVVVKINEKPVQVELGYTGKSPRWGIAYKFPAQKVTTVVEDITIQIGRTGVLTPVAHLRPVQVAGSIVSRSTLHNEDEIKRLDVRIGDTVVIQKAGDVIPDIVEVLFSMRTGKERLFIMPGACPSCGSLVERKEVDSGLKKVSVAYYCMNPRCFAVELERLIHFVGKKGFNIDGLGEKIVKQLIDEGLVGDFADFFELKEGDLRPLERFAEKSASNLMEAIEKSKEITFDHFLFSLGIHHIGEETARLLEGYIQNHYPLAFSHIRKFADTMKDISAEEWESIEGIGPKVAKSIEEWFSYDQNQEILHRLDDLGVRFKKVKKNTSVEGKNKNAFLGKTMVITGELERFSREEIKNIIREYGGKVSSSVSKKTDYLVCGKNPGSKYERALELDIKILSEENLFEILGK; the protein is encoded by the coding sequence ATGACGAAAGAAAAATTTTATTCAATAGAAGAAAGGATTCAAAAACTTCGAGAAGAAATCGATCAACTTCGGTATCGATATCATGTTTTGAATGATCCCGAAGTTACTGATGAGATATACAGCTCGCTTATGGCTGAGCTTAAAGATCTTGAAGAAAAATATCCTCAATTCCAATCTCCCACCAGTCCAACAGTTCGGATTGGGGGAGCCGCTATAGAAGCGTTTTCTAAAGTCGAGCATCGCGTTCGTCAATGGTCTTTTGATGATGTTTTTTCTTTTGAAGAATTAAAGAAATGGGAAAGTCGTGCTCTGAAATTATGGAGGGGTGATATTACTTACTGTACTGAGATGAAAATTGATGGATTAAAGATTATTCTTGAATATGAAAAAGGTGTGTTAAAACGAGGAGCAACCCGGGGAGATGGTCGTATCGGAGAAGACGTTACAGAAAATGTACGCACTATTCAATCAATTCCTTTTATTCTCAATGCTCCTGTAGATAGTATTGTTGTGGGAGAAATATGGATGGCCAAAAAAGAACTTGAACGTTTGAATAAAAATAGAACTAAAGCTGGAGATGCTGTCTTTGCCAATACAAGAAATGCTGCTGCCGGTTCTATTCGTCAACTTGATCCAAAAATTGTCGCAAAAAGAAAATTAGATTCTTTTCTTTATGATATAGATTATCTTTCTTTTTCATCAGAGATCGAGGGTAAATCATTTGTGTACAAAACTCTTCATGGTGAAGAAAAATCTTTTTTTCTTAGACAGCCTCAAACGCAGATCGATGAACTTCTTCTTCTTTCCCAATTGGGCTTTAAAGTAAATCCTTATCATAAAAAATGTCTTTCTCTTTCTGAGATAGAAACATTTTATAAGGAAGCGTCTGAAAAAAAGTCAACGTATGATTATGATGTTGATGGTGTAGTAGTAAAAATTAATGAAAAACCAGTTCAAGTTGAATTGGGATATACAGGAAAATCACCTCGATGGGGAATTGCTTATAAGTTTCCCGCCCAGAAAGTCACAACGGTTGTAGAAGATATAACGATTCAAATAGGAAGAACGGGAGTGCTTACTCCTGTGGCGCATCTTCGACCAGTTCAGGTGGCGGGATCTATCGTTTCTCGTTCAACTTTGCATAATGAAGATGAAATAAAACGGCTAGATGTGCGCATTGGAGATACCGTTGTTATTCAAAAAGCTGGAGATGTTATTCCCGATATAGTGGAGGTGCTTTTTTCTATGAGAACAGGAAAAGAAAGATTATTTATTATGCCGGGAGCCTGTCCTTCATGTGGATCTCTTGTCGAACGAAAAGAAGTGGATAGCGGTCTGAAAAAAGTAAGTGTGGCTTATTATTGTATGAATCCGCGGTGTTTCGCTGTTGAGCTTGAAAGACTTATTCATTTTGTGGGGAAGAAGGGTTTTAATATCGATGGACTAGGAGAAAAAATTGTAAAGCAATTGATTGACGAGGGTTTGGTAGGGGATTTTGCTGATTTTTTTGAGTTAAAAGAAGGAGATCTTCGTCCCTTGGAAAGATTTGCTGAGAAATCAGCATCTAATCTTATGGAAGCGATAGAAAAAAGCAAAGAAATAACATTTGATCATTTTCTTTTTTCTTTGGGAATTCATCATATAGGAGAGGAAACAGCTCGACTTTTGGAAGGATATATTCAGAATCATTACCCCTTAGCATTTTCTCATATTCGAAAATTTGCTGATACTATGAAAGATATTTCAGCTGAAGAATGGGAAAGTATAGAGGGAATCGGACCTAAAGTGGCAAAAAGTATAGAAGAATGGTTTTCGTATGATCAAAATCAAGAAATACTCCATCGACTTGATGATTTGGGAGTTCGTTTTAAAAAAGTCAAAAAAAACACTTCCGTTGAGGGGAAAAATAAAAATGCTTTTCTTGGTAAAACGATGGTGATTACGGGTGAGTTGGAGCGTTTTTCTCGTGAGGAAATAAAAAACATTATACGAGAATACGGAGGAAAAGTTTCTTCGAGCGTAAGTAAAAAAACAGATTATCTTGTTTGTGGGAAAAACCCTGGATCAAAGTACGAAAGAGCTTTGGAATTGGATATTAAAATTCTTTCAGAAGAAAATTTGTTTGAAATATTAGGAAAATAA